One Vicugna pacos chromosome X, VicPac4, whole genome shotgun sequence DNA window includes the following coding sequences:
- the DDX3X gene encoding ATP-dependent RNA helicase DDX3X isoform X2 has product MSHVAVENALGLDQQFAGLDLNSSDNQSGGSTASKGRYIPPHLRNREATKGFYDKDSSGWSSSKDKDAYSSFGSRGDSRGKSSFFSDRGGGSRGRFDDRGRSDYDGIGSRGDRGGFGKYERGGNSRWCDKSDEDDWSKPLPPSERLEQELFSGGNTGINFEKYDDIPVEATGNNCPPHIESFSDVEMGEIIMGNIELTRYTRPTPVQKHAIPIIKEKRDLMACAQTGSGKTAAFLLPILSQIYSDGPGEALRAMKENGRYGRRKQYPISLVLAPTRELAVQIYEEARKFSYRSRVRPCVVYGGADIGQQIRDLERGCHLLVATPGRLVDMMERGKIGLDFCKYLVLDEADRMLDMGFEPQIRRIVEQDTMPPKGVRHTMMFSATFPKEIQMLARDFLDEYIFLAVGRVGSTSENITQKVVWVEESDKRSFLLDLLNATGKDSLTLVFVETKKGADSLEDFLYHEGYACTSIHGDRSQRDREEALHQFRSGKSPILVATAVAARGLDISNVKHVINFDLPSDIEEYVHRIGRTGRVGNLGLATSFFNERNINITKDLLDLLVEAKQEVPSWLENMAYEHHYKGSSRGRSKSRFSGGFGARDYRQSSGASSSSFSSSRASSSRSGGGGHGSSRGFGGGGYGGFYNSDGYGGNYNSQGVDWWGN; this is encoded by the exons ATGAGTCATGTGGCGGTGGAAAATGCGCTCGGGCTGGACCAGCAG TTTGCTGGCCTAGACCTGAACTCTTCAGATAATCAGAGTGGAGGAAGTACAGCCAGCA AAGGGCGCTATATTCCTCCTCACTTACGGAACAGAGAAGCTACTAAAG gattcTATGATAAAGACAGTTCAGGGTGGAGTTCTAGTAAAGATAAGGATGCATACAGCAGTTTTGGATCCCGTGGTGATTCAAGAGGAAAGTCTAGTTTCTTCAGTGATCGTGGAGGTGGATCAAGGGGAAG GTTTGATGATCGTGGACGAAGTGACTACGACGGCATTGGCAGCCGTGGTGACAGAGGTGGCTTTGGCAAATATGAACGTGGTGGAAATAGTCGCTGGTGTGACAAATCAGATGAAGATGATTGGTCAAAACCACTCCCACCAAGTGAACGCTTGGAACA GGAACTCTTTTCTGGAGGCAACACTGGgattaactttgaaaaatatgATGACATTCCAGTTGAGGCAACAGGCAACAACTGTCCTCCACACATTGAAAGT TTCAGTGATGTTGAAATGGGAGAAATTATTATGGGAAACATTGAGCTTACTCGTTATACTCGCCCGACTCCAGTACAAAAGCATGCTATTCCTATTATCAAAGAGAAGAGAGACTTGATGGCTTGTGCCCAAACAG GGTCTGGCAAAACTGCAGCATTTCTCTTGCCCATCTTGAGTCAGATTTATTCAGATGGTCCAGGCGAGGCTTTGAGGGCCATGAAG gAAAATGGAAGGTATGGGCGCCGCAAACAATACCCAATCTCCTTGGTATTAGCACCAACTAGAGAATTGGCAGTACAGATCTATGAGGAAGCCAGGAAA TTTTCATACCGATCTAGAGTTCGTCCTTGTGTGGTTTATGGTGGTGCTGATATTGGTCAGCAGATTCGAGACTTAGAACGTGGATGTCACTTGTTAGTAGCCACCCCAGGACGTCTTGTGGATATGATGGAAAGAGGGAAGATTGGATTAGACTTCTGCAa ATACTTGGTCTTAGATGAAGCTGATCGGATGTTGGATATGGGGTTTGAACCTCAAATACGTAGAATTGTTGAACAAGATACTATGCCACCAAAGGGAGTTCGCCACACTATGATGTTTAGTGCTACTTTCCCTAAGGAAATACAG atgctTGCTCGTGATTTCTTGGATGAATACATCTTTCTGGCTGTAGGAAGAGTTGGCTCTACCTCTGAGAACATCACACAGAAAGTAGTTTGGGTGGAAGAGTCAGACAAACGATCATTTCTGCTTGACCTTCTAAACGCAACAG GCAAAGATTCACTGACCTTAGTGTTTGTGGAGACCAAAAAGGGTGCAGATTCTCTAGAGGATTTCTTATACCATGAAGGATATGCTTGTACCAGTATCCATGGAGACCGATCTCAGAGAGATAGAGAAGAGGCCCTTCACCAGTTCCGCTCAGGAAAAAGCCCAATTCTAGTGGCTACAGCA GTAGCAGCAAGAGGACTGGACATTTCAAATGTGAAACATGTTATCAATTTTGACTTGCCAAGTGATATTGAAGAATATGTGCATCGCATTGGCCGTACAGGACGTGTAGGAAACCTTG GCCTTGCCACCTCATTCTTTAATGAGAGGAACATAAACATTACCAAGGATTTGTTGGATCTTCTTGTTGAAGCTAAACAAGAAGTGCCATCTTGGTTAGAAAACATGGCTTATGAACACCACTACAAGGGTAGCAGTCGTGGACGATCCAAGAG TAGATTCAGTGGAGGATTCGGTGCCAGAGACTATCGGCAAAGTAGCGGTGCCAGCAGTTCCAGCTTCAGCAGCAGCCGCGCCAGCAGCAGCCGCAGTGGTGGCGGTGGCCATGGCAGTAGCAGAGGGTTTGGTGGAG GTGGCTATGGAGGCTTTTACAACAGTGATGGATATGGAGGAAATTATAACTCCCAGGGGGTTGACTGGTGGGGTAACTGA
- the DDX3X gene encoding ATP-dependent RNA helicase DDX3X isoform X3 has protein sequence MSHVAVENALGLDQQFAGLDLNSSDNQSGGSTASKGRYIPPHLRNREATKGFYDKDSSGWSSSKDKDAYSSFGSRGDSRGKSSFFSDRGGGSRGRFDDRGRSDYDGIGSRGDRGGFGKYERGGNSRWCDKSDEDDWSKPLPPSERLEQELFSGGNTGINFEKYDDIPVEATGNNCPPHIESFSDVEMGEIIMGNIELTRYTRPTPVQKHAIPIIKEKRDLMACAQTGSGKTAAFLLPILSQIYSDGPGEALRAMKENGRYGRRKQYPISLVLAPTRELAVQIYEEARKFSYRSRVRPCVVYGGADIGQQIRDLERGCHLLVATPGRLVDMMERGKIGLDFCKYLVLDEADRMLDMGFEPQIRRIVEQDTMPPKGVRHTMMFSATFPKEIQMLARDFLDEYIFLAVGRVGSTSENITQKVVWVEESDKRSFLLDLLNATGKDSLTLVFVETKKGADSLEDFLYHEGYACTSIHGDRSQRDREEALHQFRSGKSPILVATAVAARGLDISNVKHVINFDLPSDIEEYVHRIGRTGRVGNLGLATSFFNERNINITKDLLDLLVEAKQEVPSWLENMAYEHHYKGSSRGRSKRFSGGFGARDYRQSSGASSSSFSSSRASSSRSGGGGHGSSRGFGGGGYGGFYNSDGYGGNYNSQGVDWWGN, from the exons ATGAGTCATGTGGCGGTGGAAAATGCGCTCGGGCTGGACCAGCAG TTTGCTGGCCTAGACCTGAACTCTTCAGATAATCAGAGTGGAGGAAGTACAGCCAGCA AAGGGCGCTATATTCCTCCTCACTTACGGAACAGAGAAGCTACTAAAG gattcTATGATAAAGACAGTTCAGGGTGGAGTTCTAGTAAAGATAAGGATGCATACAGCAGTTTTGGATCCCGTGGTGATTCAAGAGGAAAGTCTAGTTTCTTCAGTGATCGTGGAGGTGGATCAAGGGGAAG GTTTGATGATCGTGGACGAAGTGACTACGACGGCATTGGCAGCCGTGGTGACAGAGGTGGCTTTGGCAAATATGAACGTGGTGGAAATAGTCGCTGGTGTGACAAATCAGATGAAGATGATTGGTCAAAACCACTCCCACCAAGTGAACGCTTGGAACA GGAACTCTTTTCTGGAGGCAACACTGGgattaactttgaaaaatatgATGACATTCCAGTTGAGGCAACAGGCAACAACTGTCCTCCACACATTGAAAGT TTCAGTGATGTTGAAATGGGAGAAATTATTATGGGAAACATTGAGCTTACTCGTTATACTCGCCCGACTCCAGTACAAAAGCATGCTATTCCTATTATCAAAGAGAAGAGAGACTTGATGGCTTGTGCCCAAACAG GGTCTGGCAAAACTGCAGCATTTCTCTTGCCCATCTTGAGTCAGATTTATTCAGATGGTCCAGGCGAGGCTTTGAGGGCCATGAAG gAAAATGGAAGGTATGGGCGCCGCAAACAATACCCAATCTCCTTGGTATTAGCACCAACTAGAGAATTGGCAGTACAGATCTATGAGGAAGCCAGGAAA TTTTCATACCGATCTAGAGTTCGTCCTTGTGTGGTTTATGGTGGTGCTGATATTGGTCAGCAGATTCGAGACTTAGAACGTGGATGTCACTTGTTAGTAGCCACCCCAGGACGTCTTGTGGATATGATGGAAAGAGGGAAGATTGGATTAGACTTCTGCAa ATACTTGGTCTTAGATGAAGCTGATCGGATGTTGGATATGGGGTTTGAACCTCAAATACGTAGAATTGTTGAACAAGATACTATGCCACCAAAGGGAGTTCGCCACACTATGATGTTTAGTGCTACTTTCCCTAAGGAAATACAG atgctTGCTCGTGATTTCTTGGATGAATACATCTTTCTGGCTGTAGGAAGAGTTGGCTCTACCTCTGAGAACATCACACAGAAAGTAGTTTGGGTGGAAGAGTCAGACAAACGATCATTTCTGCTTGACCTTCTAAACGCAACAG GCAAAGATTCACTGACCTTAGTGTTTGTGGAGACCAAAAAGGGTGCAGATTCTCTAGAGGATTTCTTATACCATGAAGGATATGCTTGTACCAGTATCCATGGAGACCGATCTCAGAGAGATAGAGAAGAGGCCCTTCACCAGTTCCGCTCAGGAAAAAGCCCAATTCTAGTGGCTACAGCA GTAGCAGCAAGAGGACTGGACATTTCAAATGTGAAACATGTTATCAATTTTGACTTGCCAAGTGATATTGAAGAATATGTGCATCGCATTGGCCGTACAGGACGTGTAGGAAACCTTG GCCTTGCCACCTCATTCTTTAATGAGAGGAACATAAACATTACCAAGGATTTGTTGGATCTTCTTGTTGAAGCTAAACAAGAAGTGCCATCTTGGTTAGAAAACATGGCTTATGAACACCACTACAAGGGTAGCAGTCGTGGACGATCCAAGAG ATTCAGTGGAGGATTCGGTGCCAGAGACTATCGGCAAAGTAGCGGTGCCAGCAGTTCCAGCTTCAGCAGCAGCCGCGCCAGCAGCAGCCGCAGTGGTGGCGGTGGCCATGGCAGTAGCAGAGGGTTTGGTGGAG GTGGCTATGGAGGCTTTTACAACAGTGATGGATATGGAGGAAATTATAACTCCCAGGGGGTTGACTGGTGGGGTAACTGA
- the DDX3X gene encoding ATP-dependent RNA helicase DDX3X isoform X1, translating to MSHVAVENALGLDQQFAGLDLNSSDNQSGGSTASKGRYIPPHLRNREATKGFYDKDSSGWSSSKDKDAYSSFGSRGDSRGKSSFFSDRGGGSRGRFDDRGRSDYDGIGSRGDRGGFGKYERGGNSRWCDKSDEDDWSKPLPPSERLEQELFSGGNTGINFEKYDDIPVEATGNNCPPHIESFSDVEMGEIIMGNIELTRYTRPTPVQKHAIPIIKEKRDLMACAQTGSGKTAAFLLPILSQIYSDGPGEALRAMKENGRYGRRKQYPISLVLAPTRELAVQIYEEARKFSYRSRVRPCVVYGGADIGQQIRDLERGCHLLVATPGRLVDMMERGKIGLDFCKYLVLDEADRMLDMGFEPQIRRIVEQDTMPPKGVRHTMMFSATFPKEIQMLARDFLDEYIFLAVGRVGSTSENITQKVVWVEESDKRSFLLDLLNATGKDSLTLVFVETKKGADSLEDFLYHEGYACTSIHGDRSQRDREEALHQFRSGKSPILVATAVAARGLDISNVKHVINFDLPSDIEEYVHRIGRTGRVGNLGLATSFFNERNINITKDLLDLLVEAKQEVPSWLENMAYEHHYKGSSRGRSKSSRFSGGFGARDYRQSSGASSSSFSSSRASSSRSGGGGHGSSRGFGGGGYGGFYNSDGYGGNYNSQGVDWWGN from the exons ATGAGTCATGTGGCGGTGGAAAATGCGCTCGGGCTGGACCAGCAG TTTGCTGGCCTAGACCTGAACTCTTCAGATAATCAGAGTGGAGGAAGTACAGCCAGCA AAGGGCGCTATATTCCTCCTCACTTACGGAACAGAGAAGCTACTAAAG gattcTATGATAAAGACAGTTCAGGGTGGAGTTCTAGTAAAGATAAGGATGCATACAGCAGTTTTGGATCCCGTGGTGATTCAAGAGGAAAGTCTAGTTTCTTCAGTGATCGTGGAGGTGGATCAAGGGGAAG GTTTGATGATCGTGGACGAAGTGACTACGACGGCATTGGCAGCCGTGGTGACAGAGGTGGCTTTGGCAAATATGAACGTGGTGGAAATAGTCGCTGGTGTGACAAATCAGATGAAGATGATTGGTCAAAACCACTCCCACCAAGTGAACGCTTGGAACA GGAACTCTTTTCTGGAGGCAACACTGGgattaactttgaaaaatatgATGACATTCCAGTTGAGGCAACAGGCAACAACTGTCCTCCACACATTGAAAGT TTCAGTGATGTTGAAATGGGAGAAATTATTATGGGAAACATTGAGCTTACTCGTTATACTCGCCCGACTCCAGTACAAAAGCATGCTATTCCTATTATCAAAGAGAAGAGAGACTTGATGGCTTGTGCCCAAACAG GGTCTGGCAAAACTGCAGCATTTCTCTTGCCCATCTTGAGTCAGATTTATTCAGATGGTCCAGGCGAGGCTTTGAGGGCCATGAAG gAAAATGGAAGGTATGGGCGCCGCAAACAATACCCAATCTCCTTGGTATTAGCACCAACTAGAGAATTGGCAGTACAGATCTATGAGGAAGCCAGGAAA TTTTCATACCGATCTAGAGTTCGTCCTTGTGTGGTTTATGGTGGTGCTGATATTGGTCAGCAGATTCGAGACTTAGAACGTGGATGTCACTTGTTAGTAGCCACCCCAGGACGTCTTGTGGATATGATGGAAAGAGGGAAGATTGGATTAGACTTCTGCAa ATACTTGGTCTTAGATGAAGCTGATCGGATGTTGGATATGGGGTTTGAACCTCAAATACGTAGAATTGTTGAACAAGATACTATGCCACCAAAGGGAGTTCGCCACACTATGATGTTTAGTGCTACTTTCCCTAAGGAAATACAG atgctTGCTCGTGATTTCTTGGATGAATACATCTTTCTGGCTGTAGGAAGAGTTGGCTCTACCTCTGAGAACATCACACAGAAAGTAGTTTGGGTGGAAGAGTCAGACAAACGATCATTTCTGCTTGACCTTCTAAACGCAACAG GCAAAGATTCACTGACCTTAGTGTTTGTGGAGACCAAAAAGGGTGCAGATTCTCTAGAGGATTTCTTATACCATGAAGGATATGCTTGTACCAGTATCCATGGAGACCGATCTCAGAGAGATAGAGAAGAGGCCCTTCACCAGTTCCGCTCAGGAAAAAGCCCAATTCTAGTGGCTACAGCA GTAGCAGCAAGAGGACTGGACATTTCAAATGTGAAACATGTTATCAATTTTGACTTGCCAAGTGATATTGAAGAATATGTGCATCGCATTGGCCGTACAGGACGTGTAGGAAACCTTG GCCTTGCCACCTCATTCTTTAATGAGAGGAACATAAACATTACCAAGGATTTGTTGGATCTTCTTGTTGAAGCTAAACAAGAAGTGCCATCTTGGTTAGAAAACATGGCTTATGAACACCACTACAAGGGTAGCAGTCGTGGACGATCCAAGAG TAGTAGATTCAGTGGAGGATTCGGTGCCAGAGACTATCGGCAAAGTAGCGGTGCCAGCAGTTCCAGCTTCAGCAGCAGCCGCGCCAGCAGCAGCCGCAGTGGTGGCGGTGGCCATGGCAGTAGCAGAGGGTTTGGTGGAG GTGGCTATGGAGGCTTTTACAACAGTGATGGATATGGAGGAAATTATAACTCCCAGGGGGTTGACTGGTGGGGTAACTGA